A window from Chryseobacterium vaccae encodes these proteins:
- a CDS encoding phosphodiester glycosidase family protein, with translation MKLNTVFYLSLLFFILLSCKEKIGNEENFVIYQVDPQKQNIRMYWKDGKNEIIRSLNNLENYTASQNEKLIFAMNGGMFDPDYAPKGLYIENFKTLHPIDTSKGNGNFYLPPNGVFYITKNNKPEITETKKFIPSPEIKYATQSGPMLLIKGKINPAFQQHSKNLNIRNGVGIKENGEIIFAMSKKEVNFYDFASLFKEMGCQNALYLDGFVSRTYLPEKKWIQKDGDFGVMIGITEPGH, from the coding sequence ATGAAACTCAATACCGTTTTTTATCTATCTCTCCTGTTCTTCATTCTGCTTTCCTGTAAAGAAAAGATTGGGAATGAAGAAAACTTTGTGATCTATCAGGTAGATCCTCAAAAACAAAACATCCGGATGTATTGGAAAGACGGTAAAAATGAAATTATCAGAAGCCTCAATAATCTGGAAAATTATACAGCTTCCCAAAATGAAAAGTTAATCTTCGCCATGAACGGAGGCATGTTTGATCCCGATTATGCTCCCAAAGGCCTTTATATTGAGAATTTTAAAACCCTCCACCCTATAGACACCTCAAAAGGAAACGGAAACTTTTATCTTCCACCCAATGGAGTATTTTATATCACCAAAAATAATAAACCGGAAATTACTGAAACTAAAAAATTCATTCCATCCCCGGAAATTAAATATGCTACCCAATCTGGCCCCATGCTTCTTATCAAAGGGAAAATAAACCCGGCTTTTCAGCAGCATTCTAAAAATCTGAATATAAGAAACGGTGTCGGAATTAAGGAAAACGGGGAAATCATTTTTGCGATGTCCAAAAAAGAGGTTAATTTTTATGATTTTGCTTCACTTTTTAAAGAAATGGGCTGTCAGAATGCTTTATATCTTGACGGATTTGTTTCAAGAACTTACCTTCCTGAAAAGAAATGGATTCAAAAAGACGGGGATTTCGGAGTAATGATCGGAATAACCGAACCTGGCCATTAG
- a CDS encoding DUF4272 domain-containing protein, with translation MTEEQKIKTRERNNQLIESRQYRFNSWLPILEDPNTRTIEEIKGRMGVMNALINISFEAPVTIIRKWIDQNGLTQHLSNWEHEILLKDNDELTEYEINSLRWYLEGLWALMWTTGLVDHLDETQWCSDEMASMLPNLEENDSNEKINQLSTLKTDDEIYEMLDLYYRLHWYCVDERLKGQQAKINEGLVYERRKALEWLINKESDWDDIEMST, from the coding sequence ATGACCGAAGAACAAAAAATTAAAACGAGAGAACGCAATAACCAGTTAATCGAAAGCCGGCAATACCGATTCAATTCCTGGTTGCCCATTCTGGAAGATCCCAATACCAGAACCATAGAAGAAATAAAAGGCAGAATGGGTGTGATGAATGCCCTGATTAATATTTCATTTGAGGCTCCTGTCACCATCATCAGAAAATGGATCGATCAAAACGGACTGACTCAGCATCTTTCCAACTGGGAACATGAAATCCTGCTAAAAGACAATGACGAATTAACAGAGTATGAAATTAATTCCCTGAGATGGTATCTTGAAGGCCTTTGGGCTTTAATGTGGACAACCGGACTGGTGGACCATCTTGATGAAACCCAATGGTGCAGCGATGAAATGGCCTCTATGCTTCCTAACCTAGAAGAAAATGACAGCAATGAAAAAATAAACCAACTATCAACCTTAAAAACCGATGATGAAATTTACGAAATGCTGGATCTATATTACCGATTGCACTGGTACTGCGTAGATGAAAGACTTAAAGGGCAGCAGGCAAAGATCAATGAAGGCCTGGTATACGAAAGAAGAAAAGCTTTGGAATGGCTGATCAATAAAGAATCCGACTGGGATGATATTGAAATGAGTACCTGA
- the blaCHM gene encoding CHM family subclass B1 metallo-beta-lactamase: MKINSKNIGFLLLSFVILSCSPKKTDHFKAKEVYKSSELIITQISENAFIHTSFKQTNDFGNVPCNGLVVKNNNEAVVFDTPVNDKTSEELIKWINGALHSKINAVVPTHFHDDSMGGLQAFHNHHIPSYAYSKTIELAKENNFTVPENSFKDSVVLKAGHEKTIAKFFGEGHTKDNVVGYLPEEHILFGGCLLKELEAGKGYLGDANVSAWSNTVEKVKKEYPDVKIVIPGHGEYGDQKLLDYTINLFKTQ, from the coding sequence ATGAAAATCAATAGTAAAAATATCGGCTTCCTGTTGCTTTCCTTTGTCATTCTAAGCTGCAGCCCTAAAAAAACTGACCATTTTAAAGCGAAAGAAGTATATAAATCTTCCGAACTGATCATTACCCAAATTTCAGAGAATGCATTTATTCATACGTCTTTTAAACAGACCAATGATTTTGGCAATGTTCCCTGTAACGGATTGGTGGTAAAAAATAATAATGAAGCGGTTGTTTTTGATACCCCTGTCAACGATAAAACATCAGAAGAGCTGATTAAATGGATCAACGGAGCCCTTCATTCTAAAATTAATGCCGTTGTTCCCACTCATTTTCATGATGACAGCATGGGCGGATTACAGGCATTTCATAACCATCATATTCCCTCTTACGCTTATTCCAAAACCATTGAACTGGCTAAAGAAAACAACTTTACAGTTCCTGAAAACAGTTTTAAGGATTCAGTCGTTTTAAAAGCAGGTCATGAAAAAACCATTGCAAAATTTTTCGGGGAAGGCCATACCAAAGATAATGTAGTCGGGTATTTACCGGAAGAACATATCCTTTTCGGAGGCTGTCTGCTCAAAGAACTTGAAGCCGGTAAAGGATATCTTGGAGACGCTAACGTTTCCGCCTGGTCCAATACCGTTGAAAAAGTAAAAAAAGAATATCCCGATGTAAAGATTGTCATTCCGGGACATGGAGAATATGGAGATCAAAAACTATTGGATTATACGATTAACCTGTTCAAAACCCAATAA
- a CDS encoding tetratricopeptide repeat protein, with product MGLFDFFKSKKQGIENTKFNSVQFQNEICALALWKLKDHNLQPDVAISELKKVGLNDEQVNFILEKVKKFIPQEGNTDQPHSTHPGIDDIKFRSEEYQNEIITYAQNVYFQNHHQYETVKDILLKEGLNTIQADEIVNKLQERNAQMVNEFQDKLDSGEITEIKIQPNPDHTKENTGQDQVDRYIAYGAYQMDRGDLDNALELFEKAIELDENATLAYANMGKLYSLKNDNLKALEFVNKALETEPSHPQILDNKVDVVYELLVEHQISESEFIANIKDVLQQDPENPNALIYIIQFYLRNNQTDHAIESVEKLFPKYYSEDITIQLMIDTFNRLPVEQALKQFDILESKVNDEAKYQLHYNKGLYLKGIGRYDDAIRVYDNLNKIQEFSWSFYQMGIMKNLQGKTDESLELLKTTFRLEPELKEDAKNFPQLQNLWNHPEFIEITK from the coding sequence ATGGGACTATTTGATTTTTTCAAAAGTAAGAAGCAGGGAATTGAAAACACAAAATTTAATTCTGTTCAATTTCAGAACGAGATCTGTGCATTGGCATTATGGAAATTGAAAGATCATAATCTACAGCCGGACGTTGCCATTTCTGAATTGAAAAAAGTAGGTTTAAATGATGAACAGGTCAATTTTATTCTTGAGAAAGTAAAGAAATTTATTCCTCAGGAGGGAAATACAGACCAGCCCCACTCTACCCATCCGGGAATAGATGATATTAAATTCAGAAGTGAAGAGTATCAGAATGAAATAATAACCTACGCCCAAAATGTATATTTTCAGAACCATCATCAGTACGAAACAGTAAAAGATATCCTTCTGAAGGAAGGTCTGAATACCATCCAGGCAGATGAAATCGTTAATAAACTTCAGGAAAGGAATGCACAGATGGTGAATGAATTTCAGGATAAGCTTGATTCCGGGGAAATTACTGAGATCAAAATTCAACCCAACCCTGATCACACCAAAGAAAACACAGGCCAAGATCAGGTGGACAGATATATTGCCTATGGAGCTTATCAGATGGACCGTGGAGATTTGGACAATGCTTTGGAACTTTTCGAAAAAGCTATTGAGCTGGATGAAAATGCAACCTTAGCCTATGCCAATATGGGAAAATTATATTCCTTAAAAAACGACAATCTGAAGGCTTTGGAATTTGTTAATAAGGCCCTGGAAACTGAACCTTCCCATCCGCAGATACTGGACAATAAAGTTGATGTAGTATATGAATTATTGGTAGAACATCAGATCAGTGAATCTGAATTTATAGCCAATATTAAAGATGTTTTACAGCAAGATCCGGAAAACCCCAATGCTTTAATTTATATTATCCAGTTTTATTTAAGGAATAATCAGACGGATCATGCGATAGAATCTGTAGAAAAATTATTTCCAAAGTATTATTCTGAGGATATTACCATTCAGCTAATGATTGATACATTCAACAGGTTACCCGTTGAACAGGCTTTAAAGCAATTTGATATTCTTGAAAGTAAAGTCAATGACGAAGCGAAATATCAGCTACACTACAACAAAGGCTTATACTTAAAAGGAATCGGAAGATATGATGATGCTATCCGGGTTTATGATAATTTAAATAAAATTCAGGAGTTTTCATGGAGCTTTTACCAGATGGGAATCATGAAAAACCTGCAGGGAAAAACAGATGAATCTTTGGAACTGCTGAAAACAACGTTCCGTCTGGAGCCCGAACTTAAAGAAGATGCTAAGAATTTCCCACAGCTGCAAAATCTGTGGAATCACCCTGAGTTTATTGAAATAACAAAATAA
- a CDS encoding L,D-transpeptidase family protein codes for MIKGKTIGLILSLLFLGLVFYYFYPENKLPPNIQIDKLVVYKAKRKLLAYSNGQLVKTYTISLGGQPVGHKELEGDKKTPEGQYFINAKNANSGYHKNLGISYPNKDDIKKAKQLGKPAGGDVKIHALKNGRGFIGKFHRWSDWTLGCIAVTDKEIDELYQSVKIGTPINIKP; via the coding sequence ATGATAAAAGGAAAAACAATAGGGCTAATACTATCCCTCCTATTTTTAGGACTGGTATTCTATTATTTTTATCCTGAAAATAAACTTCCGCCTAACATACAAATTGATAAACTCGTGGTTTATAAAGCCAAAAGAAAGCTATTGGCTTACTCAAACGGGCAGCTGGTAAAGACTTATACAATTTCATTGGGAGGGCAGCCAGTAGGACATAAAGAACTCGAAGGCGATAAAAAAACACCTGAAGGGCAATACTTCATCAATGCAAAAAACGCCAACAGCGGGTATCACAAAAACCTGGGTATTTCTTATCCCAATAAAGATGATATTAAAAAGGCCAAACAGCTTGGTAAGCCGGCAGGTGGTGACGTTAAAATACATGCACTGAAAAACGGAAGAGGCTTTATCGGAAAATTTCATCGCTGGTCCGACTGGACATTAGGCTGCATCGCAGTAACTGACAAAGAAATAGATGAATTGTATCAGTCCGTAAAAATAGGAACACCAATTAATATTAAGCCGTAA
- a CDS encoding DUF1801 domain-containing protein — protein sequence MTIQEHIKEYIAGQPEPKRTDMQELHHIVMELMPECKLWFLNGKNSENKTVSNPNIGYGLYTIPYADGKSRDFYQIGMSANKTGISVYILGISDKTYLAKMYGEKIGKANVTGYCIKFKALKDINLEILKAAIQDGAEQSA from the coding sequence ATGACAATCCAGGAACACATCAAAGAATATATTGCCGGCCAGCCTGAACCCAAACGTACCGATATGCAGGAGCTGCACCATATTGTTATGGAACTCATGCCGGAATGTAAATTATGGTTTCTGAATGGCAAAAACAGTGAAAATAAAACGGTATCCAATCCCAATATCGGATATGGACTTTACACCATACCCTATGCTGATGGAAAAAGCAGAGACTTCTATCAGATTGGGATGAGTGCGAACAAAACAGGAATCTCTGTCTATATTTTAGGCATCAGCGACAAAACGTACCTGGCCAAAATGTATGGAGAAAAAATAGGTAAAGCAAACGTAACAGGATATTGCATTAAGTTTAAAGCCCTGAAAGATATCAACCTTGAAATACTTAAAGCCGCAATACAGGACGGAGCAGAACAAAGCGCTTAA
- a CDS encoding 5-carboxymethyl-2-hydroxymuconate Delta-isomerase, translating into MPHFVIDCSQDIIQLKTPDEMMNVVYKTTESTGLFAVNDIKVRLQPYQYYRLGGDKKNFIHIFGYIMEGRSTEQKADLSQKIITSLTELFPDISFLSISINDFETATYCNKSLINPENYDHNRHFEL; encoded by the coding sequence ATGCCTCACTTTGTTATAGACTGTTCACAGGATATTATTCAGCTGAAAACGCCTGATGAAATGATGAATGTCGTTTACAAAACCACAGAATCTACCGGATTATTTGCCGTAAATGATATCAAAGTAAGATTACAGCCCTATCAGTATTACCGGCTCGGAGGAGATAAAAAGAATTTTATCCACATTTTCGGATACATCATGGAAGGACGGAGTACGGAACAGAAAGCAGATCTTTCACAAAAAATTATCACCAGCCTCACGGAATTATTTCCGGATATCTCATTTTTATCCATCAGCATTAATGATTTTGAAACCGCAACCTACTGCAATAAATCATTGATAAACCCTGAAAATTATGATCACAACCGTCATTTTGAACTGTAA
- a CDS encoding carboxypeptidase-like regulatory domain-containing protein: MKTILSSALLLILSHTNAQIIAGKILSDENKPVPYARIGVDQEKLGAIADEAGSYSIDLTNADKNKMITVQMGGYVNFNQKIEDFIQAKSHDILLREKITELQPVAINPKKYTNKNWGTTAKTKKILFGYNPARTKEDQSKELAVLFNNRKKIKLQKINLNVVDIKTDQPILLTFNVYSKNDKFPGQSIITEDLSVELTKDQIVDNTFSFDVSDKNIWVDKQDFFVSMQVMNGFDGWIYLSGALLKSMYYRKFYSPWMKTTIAGPAIHIDLKVEK, from the coding sequence ATGAAAACAATTTTAAGTAGTGCTCTGCTACTGATTTTAAGTCATACGAATGCACAGATCATCGCCGGAAAAATACTTTCTGATGAGAACAAACCTGTCCCTTATGCCCGGATAGGCGTAGACCAAGAGAAACTTGGCGCGATAGCAGATGAAGCAGGCAGCTACTCCATTGATCTTACGAATGCAGACAAAAACAAAATGATCACCGTTCAGATGGGCGGATATGTTAACTTTAATCAGAAAATAGAGGATTTCATTCAGGCCAAAAGTCATGATATTCTCCTTCGCGAAAAAATTACCGAGCTGCAGCCTGTGGCCATCAATCCTAAAAAATACACCAATAAAAACTGGGGGACTACCGCCAAAACAAAAAAAATTCTGTTCGGATACAATCCGGCAAGAACCAAAGAGGATCAGTCGAAAGAATTGGCTGTATTGTTTAATAACAGAAAAAAAATAAAGCTTCAGAAAATCAACCTTAATGTTGTTGATATCAAAACGGATCAACCTATTTTGCTTACCTTTAATGTCTATTCAAAAAACGATAAATTTCCGGGACAATCCATCATTACAGAGGATCTGAGCGTAGAACTGACCAAAGATCAGATTGTGGATAACACATTCTCTTTTGACGTAAGCGATAAAAACATCTGGGTTGATAAACAGGATTTCTTCGTATCGATGCAGGTGATGAACGGATTCGACGGCTGGATTTACTTAAGCGGAGCCTTACTTAAAAGCATGTATTACAGAAAATTTTACAGCCCCTGGATGAAAACCACTATTGCCGGACCAGCCATACATATTGATCTGAAAGTAGAGAAATAA
- the arr gene encoding NAD(+)--rifampin ADP-ribosyltransferase: protein MNSDTIQDPVIYYHGTKADLKTGDLIEPGFNSNYGTNRKAKYIYLTATLEAATWGAELSQGEGKERIYIVEPTDPIEDDPNLTDKKFPGNPTKSYRSLHPFRVIGEVMEWQGHSEEQLQTMKNHLEELKRQGIEAIED from the coding sequence ATGAATTCCGATACCATTCAGGATCCTGTTATTTATTATCACGGAACCAAGGCAGATCTGAAAACAGGTGATCTTATTGAACCCGGTTTCAATTCCAACTACGGAACCAACAGAAAAGCGAAATACATTTACCTTACCGCTACGCTGGAAGCTGCAACCTGGGGCGCGGAACTGTCACAGGGAGAGGGAAAAGAAAGGATTTATATCGTTGAACCTACCGATCCCATTGAAGATGATCCCAACCTTACCGATAAAAAATTTCCGGGTAATCCTACAAAATCTTACCGTTCGCTGCATCCGTTCAGAGTAATAGGAGAAGTTATGGAATGGCAGGGGCACTCTGAAGAACAGCTTCAAACAATGAAAAACCATCTTGAAGAACTAAAAAGACAGGGCATTGAAGCTATTGAAGATTGA
- a CDS encoding DoxX family membrane protein: protein MTEKKQKLWDYFILCARVLLAWILLGYGWSKLTEGQFGISAEEMAIPVKDLGLFKLSWYLFAQEPFKTFVGISQIIAGLLFLYNRTAILGALIAIPILLNILVIDITYVKMTGFYWRLSYYLLLDFLILWHYKDRMITAFKAIFMGLTTQFKYPFWAYLILPIMAVGLEILGILPRMITGLIVNPSETLESFGKILEFIKK, encoded by the coding sequence ATGACAGAAAAAAAACAAAAACTTTGGGATTATTTTATTCTCTGCGCAAGAGTTCTACTTGCCTGGATCCTATTAGGCTACGGCTGGAGTAAATTGACAGAAGGACAGTTTGGAATTTCAGCAGAAGAAATGGCCATCCCCGTAAAGGATCTGGGACTATTCAAGCTTTCCTGGTATTTATTTGCTCAGGAACCGTTCAAAACATTTGTCGGGATCTCACAAATCATTGCCGGACTTCTTTTTCTTTATAACCGTACTGCTATTTTAGGAGCCTTGATAGCCATCCCGATTCTTTTAAATATTCTGGTTATTGATATCACCTATGTTAAAATGACAGGGTTTTACTGGCGTCTTTCTTACTATTTATTACTAGACTTCTTAATTCTCTGGCATTATAAAGACAGGATGATTACAGCATTTAAAGCAATTTTTATGGGATTGACCACTCAATTCAAATATCCTTTCTGGGCCTATCTGATCTTACCCATAATGGCGGTAGGACTTGAAATTTTAGGGATTCTTCCCAGGATGATAACAGGACTGATCGTAAATCCCTCAGAAACATTAGAAAGTTTTGGTAAAATTCTGGAATTCATAAAAAAATAA
- a CDS encoding XAC2610-related protein: MENFRIKISQKVPVFIIVFFPIFLWAQNNQQIKTDNIYPKEKIEVSLIGVKGFNDETPHYNLTIYKNKKIILKDQVYSKVGEIQFEDFNGDGIKDLLVQNISDVRSNWTYYLYVFDNRNKTFKKILDFESVKNPVYNPKYQWVESYVVSGTNYLNLYKITGDKVKDLKYIIEDRESVNFEQEYKKAVKKLIK; encoded by the coding sequence ATGGAGAATTTCAGGATTAAAATTTCACAGAAAGTACCTGTTTTTATAATCGTATTTTTCCCCATATTTCTATGGGCGCAAAATAATCAGCAGATAAAAACAGACAACATCTATCCGAAAGAAAAAATCGAGGTCTCTTTAATTGGTGTAAAAGGCTTTAATGATGAAACACCCCATTATAACCTAACGATTTATAAAAACAAAAAAATAATCTTAAAAGATCAGGTTTATAGCAAAGTAGGAGAAATTCAGTTTGAAGATTTTAATGGTGACGGAATAAAAGACCTTCTTGTTCAGAATATTTCAGATGTACGAAGCAACTGGACCTATTATCTTTATGTATTCGACAACAGAAATAAAACGTTTAAGAAAATTCTGGATTTTGAATCCGTTAAAAATCCTGTATACAATCCGAAATATCAATGGGTTGAAAGTTATGTGGTTTCAGGAACAAATTATCTGAACTTATATAAAATCACCGGCGACAAGGTCAAAGATTTAAAGTACATCATTGAGGACCGTGAATCGGTGAATTTTGAACAGGAATATAAAAAGGCTGTTAAAAAACTGATAAAATAA
- a CDS encoding gliding motility protein GldB-related protein — MKSIISILSLLAVFSCATRAAYDQNFNYNRLEQVKDSVKVGNIVILNSFKHQMLAHKKGQYDSARIINNVYKPHQKLWDSCYAVIFGDENAQKFNTTKGMAEWNNSLYLKNRQMFEEKTNILLNINLKKTFKKTLVRFSKLVPYQPKARISLIFTPITGIAFGGCNNEQFALELNNKGIEIPSVLKMDLPHELNHMAYEKSRNADPDHASALNQTIDEGFACYFTYVFFEGKLEKHETVHLTKKEWDWFIQHEKELFTQLKAYFTDTSGKNPLLQNDKVKLFPDAPGNINYWMGFRIIEKYVEKNGKDSWKDIYHLTAKDLLKKSGYEKYIESL; from the coding sequence ATGAAAAGCATTATTTCGATCTTATCCCTGTTGGCCGTTTTTTCCTGTGCAACCCGGGCAGCCTATGATCAGAATTTTAATTACAACAGGCTGGAACAGGTAAAAGACAGTGTAAAAGTAGGGAACATTGTCATCCTTAATTCATTTAAGCATCAGATGCTTGCCCATAAAAAAGGTCAGTACGATTCGGCAAGAATCATCAACAATGTTTATAAACCCCATCAAAAACTTTGGGATAGCTGCTATGCAGTGATTTTCGGGGATGAAAATGCCCAAAAGTTCAATACCACTAAGGGGATGGCTGAATGGAATAACAGCCTGTATCTGAAAAACAGACAGATGTTTGAAGAGAAAACCAACATTCTTTTAAACATTAATCTGAAAAAAACATTTAAGAAAACGCTTGTCAGATTCAGCAAGCTGGTTCCCTATCAGCCTAAGGCAAGAATAAGTTTAATTTTTACCCCTATTACAGGAATTGCTTTCGGCGGATGCAACAACGAACAGTTTGCCTTAGAACTTAATAATAAAGGAATAGAAATTCCTTCTGTTCTTAAAATGGACCTTCCTCACGAATTAAACCATATGGCTTATGAAAAATCCAGAAATGCTGATCCGGATCATGCCTCTGCCCTGAACCAGACCATTGATGAAGGATTTGCCTGCTATTTTACCTATGTATTCTTTGAAGGAAAACTTGAAAAACATGAAACTGTACACCTGACTAAAAAAGAGTGGGACTGGTTTATTCAGCATGAAAAAGAACTTTTCACCCAATTAAAAGCATACTTTACCGATACTTCAGGAAAAAATCCTTTATTGCAGAACGATAAAGTCAAACTGTTTCCAGATGCCCCGGGAAATATCAATTACTGGATGGGATTCAGAATTATCGAAAAATATGTGGAAAAGAACGGCAAGGATTCCTGGAAAGACATTTATCATCTAACAGCCAAAGATCTGTTGAAAAAAAGTGGCTATGAAAAATACATAGAAAGCTTATAA
- a CDS encoding DinB family protein produces the protein MNLKTLITHTVQYNNWVVNKYIDWLATKSDAQLNQETPSSFPTILKTLHHIWQTQEYWWSHISEGNDFDFEATTAAVTKDEVFNAIKDNSRKLMEYVEGLSEEDLAQNVKIESQWFQCDFSKYEYIQHAIIHGTYHRGQIVTMGRNIGITDAPMTDYNFWNIYKDQK, from the coding sequence ATGAACCTTAAAACATTAATCACTCACACTGTACAGTACAACAATTGGGTAGTCAATAAATACATCGACTGGCTGGCCACAAAATCTGATGCACAGCTCAATCAGGAAACCCCTTCAAGCTTTCCGACTATCCTTAAAACCCTGCATCATATCTGGCAAACTCAGGAATATTGGTGGAGCCATATCTCCGAAGGCAACGATTTTGATTTTGAAGCCACCACAGCGGCAGTCACAAAGGATGAAGTTTTCAATGCCATCAAAGATAATTCCAGGAAATTAATGGAATATGTTGAAGGGCTTTCAGAAGAAGATCTTGCCCAAAACGTGAAGATAGAATCCCAATGGTTTCAGTGTGATTTCTCCAAATATGAATACATTCAGCATGCCATCATCCACGGCACTTATCACAGAGGACAAATTGTAACCATGGGAAGAAATATCGGTATTACAGATGCGCCTATGACAGATTACAACTTCTGGAATATTTATAAAGATCAGAAATAA